Proteins encoded together in one Dechloromonas sp. HYN0024 window:
- a CDS encoding cytochrome c3 family protein, producing MGQWGEAFGQTGAGAAQNLSFDHATTGVSLDPLHRAAPCESCHTGGTFKGTPRVCSTCHAGPGSRALVWNKSANHIPAKNIECSVCHTSGGLVRYWGLRLVEQFPRLLLAELRGLLKGHQGTRLTRLSG from the coding sequence ATGGGGCAATGGGGGGAAGCGTTTGGACAGACCGGGGCTGGTGCGGCGCAGAATCTTTCGTTCGATCACGCGACAACTGGTGTGTCTCTTGACCCACTCCATAGGGCAGCTCCTTGCGAGTCGTGCCATACCGGTGGGACGTTTAAGGGTACGCCAAGAGTTTGTTCAACCTGCCATGCAGGTCCGGGATCTCGGGCACTTGTGTGGAATAAGAGTGCAAACCACATTCCGGCTAAAAATATTGAGTGCTCTGTTTGTCATACCTCGGGGGGGCTGGTGCGATATTGGGGGTTGCGTCTAGTGGAACAATTTCCCAGGCTGCTTCTGGCGGAGCTCCGGGGTTTACTCAAGGGGCATCAGGGCACCCGATTAACCCGCTTATCGGGGTGA